CTCCTTGTTGCGCAGCCAGTCCTCCTTCGAGTAGCGGCTGGCCCGCTCCTGCGACTGCCGGTACGCATCCGTGTCACCCCAGCGCTGCTGGACCTCCTCGGCGTGGTCGTCCGGGTTGAAGTCCCCGAACACTTCGAACCGCTCCTCCGGCGTCAACCTGATGTCCAACTTTCTCGCCTCCATCGCGCGTTCGATCGCCGCCACCATCTCCTGGAGCTTGCCGATCCGCCCGGACAGCAGCTCGTGCTGCCGGCGCAGGTGCGCCGCCGGGTCGGCGTGCGGGTCGTCCAGGATGCCGGCGATCTCGTCCAGCGGGAAACCCAGCTCGCGGTAGTAGCGGATGAGCTGAAGGCGGTCCAGGTCCGCGTCGTCGTAGCGGCGGTAGCCCGCCGGCGTGCGCCCGCTCGGCCGCAACAGCCCGATCTCGTCGTAGTGGTGCAGCGTGCGGACCGTCACCCGGGCCGCCCGCGCCACGTGTCCCACCGTGTACGCCATGGTTCCCCTCCCTTCCGCCACCAAGGCTCCTGCCTCCCGCAGCGTGAGGGTCAAGTCACCCGGAGGAGATCTTTTCGTGGACAAGCGTGGGGAGCAGGTCGGGCAGGGCCGTTGGACGGCCGTACCGCCAGCCCTGACCCTGCCGGCAGCCGATCGCGGTGACCGCCGCGTGCTGCGCGCCGGTCTCCACCCCCTCGGCCACCACCGCCAGGTCGAACGCGCCGGCCAGCCGGTTGACCATCTCCACCGTGGCATACGCGCGGGCGTCGCCGGCATCCAACCGGGACACGAAGGAACGGTCGATCTTCAGCTCGGTGGCGGGGATCCGGTGCAGGTAGCTCAGCGAGGAGTAA
The genomic region above belongs to Micromonospora sp. WMMD1128 and contains:
- a CDS encoding MerR family transcriptional regulator; translated protein: MAYTVGHVARAARVTVRTLHHYDEIGLLRPSGRTPAGYRRYDDADLDRLQLIRYYRELGFPLDEIAGILDDPHADPAAHLRRQHELLSGRIGKLQEMVAAIERAMEARKLDIRLTPEERFEVFGDFNPDDHAEEVQQRWGDTDAYRQSQERASRYSKEDWLRNKEVNEDWGRRFAALMESGAPADGPEAMALAEEHRQLITEWWYDCPLELHTGLADMYVADPRFTAYFEAIRPGMAAYLNEAIHANAISRA